Genomic window (Clarias gariepinus isolate MV-2021 ecotype Netherlands chromosome 4, CGAR_prim_01v2, whole genome shotgun sequence):
ataaaaaataaataagttagaTTGACTTGGAACAATTTTAGTAGGAAAGCCCAGTTACACAAACATGGAATTCTATGTCGCAGATTAATAGCATTCTGTTTCCACTTAGAAACACAGGTGTAAGTGTAActgttttacattaaatttgGCTATGTTTAGAAAAATCAGTCCATGTCCATTTCTATATGTTGGCACTTGAGATGGTAAAACATTGCTCTTCCTCGATggtcctgcaggtggtgcagtGTAAACAAGTTACACATTGACAGGCAGCTCAGCATCCCTTGTAGCaggagtaaattatttgctaagtttgtttagaattgtaatgaAAATATGGGGGGAAAATAATATTGAAGTGGGATATTTATACTAATATTTGCTATCCAGAATGAATATGAACCTAATTATCGTCATAATATTGTATCATTTCCCTCCCTACTGTACGCAATCCCTCCCTAAAATCTAAAAGTTCTAAGCACACATCTCGCTTATCTTGTACAGGGGGACTTGAGGCACTatgcggggtacaccctagacagggtgccaatccatcgcagcacACTCAGTGTCTCACACAATGTGCAAACTGGAAATGCTAATAACCCGCATGTCTGCaggactgtggtaggaaactggaatacccagaggaaactatacacacacagacctaaggtaggaatcaaaccctcaatcCTGGAGGtccgaggccacagtgctgtcCACTACACCAGCGTCCCACCCTCTCATACAACAGTATACAGTTTCCCTTTACTGGAACTAAGACAGTCATAGTTTTAGGAAGTGTGTCCCTGTCCACAAAGCTAGCATCATGAGGATGTGGCTCATAATGCAGTAGAAGAACTCTAGCTCACTAAAGATTTACAGGTGGTGGTGATGCAACCTACTGGTAATGTAACCTACTGGAGTCCAACCACCTTTAAacgacaaagaagaagaaggagagagagagagatggccaAGCACCTTGGCCTTGTCCAGTGCGTTAAGAATAAGGAGAAAAAGTGTGAGAGAGACGGAGGGATTAAGAAATGTACCTTACCCGACCTCTTTGGTGtagttttgttagtttgtttaatgAAAATACCGAGACCTGGCAACCTTGGTCAGAAATCAAATTAGGGTGCAAACCTTTGCTGGTCTGAACAGGTACTGTAGATGACGAACGTTGCACTTTTGCCCCGAACAATTGTTTGTCAAAGACACAATACTGCAATAATTAATCAATATACAATTAAATAACTGTGAACGCAAGCTTTAAAAagttactttaaataaaaaatcatttgtCTGGGGATTTTTTCCACACCGTCATGAAAGAAATACTAAGCAACTAGATGCTGACTAACGGCCACTTCTGTCCCCGGATGCAGGCGGTTGGACGCTCGGGACATCACTGACTGATAGGAGCTTCTCACAACTgccattttaaaaatctatacaCATATTCATTCTTAAAAAATGTACTTTATGCAGAgattaaaaccaaaaaacacTCGTGGGAGagataaaaaacaaagcagaaaCCATACCTGTGCCCAATGATAACACAGTGATACAGATAACTTACCAGCAGTGCGTGTTGGACCAACCGGCTAGCATTCAAAATTAGTGTTAAcaaagtttttattaattttgcattttaattatctttacTTTTCTTAGTTATCAAACAATACTTACTGTAAAAAGTTGAGCTAAATGAACTGGTACCGCTGTCTTGCGTGATGCTTCTCAAACGCCAGAAAGAATCAGTGCTCTTTACTACCGTACTACACACTACCGTTCTACATAGTATATTTATTCAAGCAGTATGATACACACCCGTCCTGTATTTCTAACACCCTATGTAGTACGGTAGTGCGCCACTCTGGGATAATCAGCTCTAGGTTTGGCGTTTTAGTGCACTACGAAGGGTGTTCTGCCAATCATTCGAACACACTACCTAGGGAGAAGGGGTGCTATTTAGGATATagccccgaaaaaaaaaaaaacatgagctcTGACCACATAAATCCCTCAACATATCAATAATgcttaataataacaataataataataataataataatatattttttatgctttaataaaaaaaattatcttttatgCAAAGCGTGCGTCAAAACACAACTATTTGCTTCACCGCTACTGCATATATTTTCACACATAACTATAGGCTTAGTTGTCCGTAATATTtcgttgtgtgtgtttgtgtgtgtgtgtgtttttttttattggatttaGGGTACTCCTACGAATAAATACGTTTAAAACCACAGGATTAGTTGCAACAGCTAAATAGTAATCCCCAAATATTCCATGCTCCCTACACAAGCGCACAATCACTAAGGACTCCGGAACATGACGTCATCACCCAGTCGTGTGGGAATGATCCGCCATTTTGGGTAATAAGCAGTCTGGTCAGATAGCAATCCAAACTAGCAGACCTGTTTACATATggagtgtgtgtcattgtggcAGAAGCACATAcaactgtgtttaaaaattatatatatatatatatatatatatagcctatatatatatgatcAAATGAGCTTATAtacacacttatttaaactGTCAATAGCACAATATAGCAAACGGTCTGGAAAACTGGAGTGTTATGTTAGCTGCACATTGGTTCATTCCCATGTGTTTTAACAAGAGCTCTAAgagactttatttttaatttgtcaaaataatTGGGATTTAGTGCATTGGTGGGTTTAAAGGCCGGTTTAAGACCCAATGCCCAAAGCCCAGCCCCTGGATGCAGTGTCAGTCCCAAGCACAGACAAAATGGAAGTGTTACGTGAGGAAGGGCATCCTTGTGTATGCCACGTTGTGTGCAGATTGGCATGGCCTGCTGTGGTGACTCCTCATtgagagcagccaaaagactaacatCATCAAAAGTATTGACAATATGCTACACACTGAATATAAAACATTGTCTGGAAATATAATTAACATACTGATCATCAAAAAGATCATATTTACCCattctattttaattatttgcacACAAACACTTCATGCATTTTAATAACACTGAGCTTTGGTAATAAGAACGGTAGTATTATTGTTGTAAAACATTGTTGATCGTTGTCATCtattaatttcaataaaaatgaacataaaaaaagatttgtgtcaACCACAGCAAAAGAGGGCGTTAACAACATTAGGAATTCAATAGACCAAAGAAGTTCTCCATTTTTctcatgttaaattaaaatgtaacttgATCCATTATAACAAATGCATATATAAAAGTCATGCatattgtgtaaaaataatattttaaaaaaacatatcttaTAGACACCATTGCTTAACGCCTTTTTTCTGTAGCAGGGCCTGATGAAGCTGCCAGGTCACATCATCATCTGGTGGAATTCAGGACATCCCAGGTACTCAGGATGGGTAGCTGTCGTTTGGGTGAAACCTCATACAGTCTGGAAACATGTTGTATGCTTCTGTGAGTCTGAGCAAAGTTGAAAAACCAATAAAAGGACAACGCATAAAAtcatacaggtcaagagcttctgTTAAAGGTCAAATCAAATAATTGGGTAGGGGGTTGTTTATTGCAGaaaaatctcctgggattttttaTGCACCATGGCGCACCAAACTGGGTggagaataaatgaaaaagcatAACCTGGTCTTTTCCTAATTCTCAACTCTCTAGTTTCAGTGAAACTGTGTCGACGATAGCCTCAGATTCCTggaaatgcttttctgctcaccatggtttCAGAATGCTTATTAGATTTAAAGTGTGTCAGATAGAGCTTTGTAACATTCCAGTCAAATCAAACTAGTCTTGTCATCCTTTTTTGACCTCTCTCACCACAACATTTTCATCTGCAGAACTGAAACTCTCTGGATGCGTCTTTGCACAATTCTGAGTAAACTCATGcgattgttgtgtgtgaaaatcccacaAAGATGATCAGTTTCTGAAACACTCGATTAAATTCGGGTGTTCACATCAGTTAGTGATGTGAGCATTAACTGATGCGCTTGTAACAAAAATTTTATCTGTTGCATCACTACCAGATGACTTGCACTGCATGTCCATTGAAGTATGATATTAAGAATATTAAACCTTGATGAGTAGGGTCAGTGAATTTCACTGAACAgctgaacattttgatttttcCTCCAAACTTCACAGAAGTTAAGAGAGGTACATTTTGTTTCATTACACCTTGTGTTGTACAAGACTTCAAATAAATTTACCATCTCCAGCATAATGAACACAAGCTTTTATgtcagtatatactgtagcataaaAATCAGGTGATTACAAAAGGTAGCATGTAGACATCCTTCCCAAATCAATAATACAGTGACTTCAAAATCAGCACTATTACCACACATTTACTTGAGAACAAGAAGGAAAGCAAATAGATTTTAAACACAGATTATTGTAGAATAGTAACATATTATAACattacaacaagaaaaaaaaatgtacatcacaaaagaacaattaaaattaataaagatcAATTAATCTTTCATGCATTCTTCTTTATGAGGCAGGAAAAAAGGGGTCAAGTCATAATAAAGAGATGTCTACAGAAATGCCCAAAAGTCTCTTActctacacaaacacaacattaaTTTTCCTCGTACCAATGGGTCTTCCATTTAATTCCTGGACAGCAGTGAATGCCTCACTGTGGCTTTCAAACACAACAGTTGCGGTGCCTGTAGGTGCTCCACTTCTACTGTACTGCAATGAGACTGATCCAGGAATTACTCTGTACCCATAACAGAAGTCATAGATTTCATCAACCATTATCTTAGAGGGCAAATTGAGCAACCTGACGCACGTCGGACGATTAAAATGTTGGTCAGATGGTCCACACTGACGAGACTGCGGTCCACTTGGTCCCTGTCCATAACCATCAGGGTTTTCAAACTGATCCAATGGACCGCTGTTTCCAGAACCATAACGAGAAGCATCTGGAATTGAGTCAAATTTTTCCTGATACATCCTGTCATTAAGGAAATTTGGCGAGTTCCTTTGAAGGTTCCTCTCAGGCATGCTGCTCCTGTCAATACCAAATTCTTGCATCTGAGCCCAGGTGATGCATTTAAGCATGACCTCGGATCCAAGAAATCTTTGCCCGTTCAGAGACTGTGCCATCATTGCCTCTTTTTCTGTCTGAAAAACCACTAAAGCCTCACCAAGCCCAGCTCCTCTGTCATCATGGAGCAGGATTATCCTGTCCTCTGAAAGCTGGAATCCATGGAAGAAGTCCATGATCTCTACTTTACGCACATCAAAAGGCAGGTTGCGAACATATATGCACTGTTTCTCCGAGTCCAAAGCACTCTTCTGCGAACGTTCAGACGATCTGCTGGATCGTCCATGGTCTTCTCTTAGGTTACAAGCAGATTCTAGTATAGTGGCGATCTTTTCTTTGGAGACTGGAGACACATAAACAATGCTGTGCAGAAATGTTTCTTTGTGGTGAGCCAGGCCAGAACAATAGTCCTTTAGATTTCTGAACACCACAATAGCGGATTTGCTCCTGCCACTATTGTCATCAAGAAAAATACTGATCTGGTCGTCTGTCACGGACACCGGATAGAGTAAAGCTTTTATGTCTCGCTTTTCAACTGAATACGGAAGGTTTTCATACAACACACCAAACTCTTCATTGGAAGGAGAACGCGACCGTTGGCGAATGGGAGAGCGAGATCTTCTCTGACTTGCACCTTCTGGTTGAACCAAACCCCCCGACTTGCTCCACTGATGCTCAGAGGCTGGCATTACTCTGATGTAACGTGGCCCAATGTATTTTCGATCTCTCCTCAGACCTTGAGTGGCATCCTCTCTGGTTCTAAATTTAACCAAACCACATCCACTGAACATTCCAAATTTGTTTCGCATGAAAATTAGGTCATCAATTTGTATTCCCTCAAAAAAGACACGGACATCCTCTTTCGTTGCTGAGAATGGCATTCCGGACAAATACACATAAAGGCAATCATTAACCCCGGATTTATTCTGAGCTCTTGAGTCATTAGAAGAAGCTACAGGTGGTCTGTTTCCCATGTTCTGATTATCTCCTCTTCGGATATCTACTTTCATGCCCTCTAACAGTGACGTAGGTCTCCCTTCAACTACTGTTTTTTTGACAACCTCCTTGTAATGCCTCCTGTTCACCGCTTCTGGTTTCCTTGTGCTTTCCTCAAGAACCTTCTGCATCTCTGACTTGCTACTCAAAAGCAAGTTGACTGGAGCGCCTTTAATGCATCCTCCTGAGCGAGTGATTGCTCGTCTAGCATCTTCATCGGACGCGAAAATTATGAATGCTTCCTCAAGCTCTCCGCCAATTATATGAACCCCACCATCGGGTATTCTGAGGCCAGTGAAGAACCTGCGAATGTCCTCAGAACCAGCTGTGATTCTAAGTCCCTGTAAGCGGATGACCACCGCCATGATTGCGCACACAACAGCACCTGCAGACAAAAGTACACATTATAGTGTTATCtccatcttggacaatgctccACCATGTCACAATATTCAAAGTCTTCCATTTTCCAAAACCAATGCTTAATAATGGACCGCAAAGCACTTATCATAAATACAGAAGATAATTATGAGACGCCATCCGCATGTAACTCAACAACTGATTTCCTGTTTTCAGTAACACGGTTATTTGATCCTCTGTCTTGTCCTCCACAATAACAGCACTCCAGGTCtcaagaacaaaataaaaaaacaaacatgcatcATGAGCAATCCAACATTCGTTCCGTACAATTTTCTCATGATCGAAGCGTGACCTGTTATCTCTGACGATGCGGAAATTGAAAGACTGTTCATTTAACACAACCAGGATAAACAAATCCACTTGAATGACAGTTCGCATCACAATAAGATCAACAAAAAAATGGATTCACAGACTGAGTAACCTGACCAGTTCCATCATGTCTGAGACTTCATCCAAAATCACTTTTCTGTTTCAAAGCACATCGACGTTCAATTCCGATTGAAGAATTAGCCCGTCTGGAACCCTATCACTGGATGACCGTTGTAATATAGTAGTTGTTACGACACTGTGATGACATTCACAGTCgggaaaacattgtttttgaAAGGTAAAATGACATTGATGAAATGACGTTGAACAACCTTTATATAGAGCATCTATGCTGATTGAAGTGCATTTGCACAATGACTGTTAACATCCATGGTCCCTTAAGTTACTAACAGGATTTAGACTCCACAGGTGTCTCACGTCATGCATCTCTCGATATTCCAGTGTTAGCTTTCTGTTTATTCTTCTGGGAAATCTTATCCCCAAATCTTATTGCTCCCAAATTACTGCACTGTAATACCAAGCAAACAGCACTCCCATTACCATGCTCAGAGTTTGAGTCAcgcataaaacaacattttggtgttaatttggttttaaagttgtttttgcTACATTGTGTGTTAGAGGCATTTGTTTTTCCATCATCATGTAGTCAACATTGTTCCCACATCATTTCATCAAAGTAAAACTAACTTTCAAAATGAACCTGTTGAACAATGTTGCCGTTGCTCTGATGCTTTGCCAAATTACCATTGGGTTAATTTAGTTTTgacaactaaaaacaaaaaaccctaCTGGAAAGTCACAAAACTATTTTAGTCAGACTTAACTTTGAATTTAAAACAGCTTAATACTCTACTTTTcattttacataagcatgcaatCCCATGGCCTGAGACATCATCTGGTGCAATATGAACAGCTGCTTTTGTAACAGCCAAAAAGGTCATTTTTTGGCACGTCCTTATGAGAGACACACAAAGACAAcaactttatcctggtcagagcTGAGGTGAATCCGGAGTAACAAAGATGAAGCTGTAATACAGCATGGATGGAACACTTGTCCATGGCAAGGGCGTtacgtacacatacacacatataaggGCAGATTAGTGAAGCCAATCCATATACTAGCATGCTTTCAGGAGGTAGGAAGTAACCAGAGATCCGGAGGAAACCAGTATGGACATGTGACACTCTGCATGAACAGCAACGCAAGCCGGTAGAAAcccagggaagaaaaaaatgggaagTATTCAAGCATGGAATTGAAAACCATCCAGGTCAACAAACATGATGCTTAATTTTCCCAGTCCACAAATTTCCACAGAACACAGTCACCACTGCGACCAAACCAGCTTCCACATACACCCACACCAAAACCTACCTGAAGGACCAAAAGGATGAATTTTGCTTATCTTATTTTACtcctttctttttacttttcttttttacctcATACCAGTAAACATATAATTATGTAATGGGTTTAACTAAATGGATTATAGttatagaatattttttataacatgaGAAATCTTGAAGCATTAGCCATGActattcaataataataataataataataatgtcttaACACCTTTATTTTGGAAGAATTCATAATATTATAgatattattagtagtagtagtatgcattattaagaaataat
Coding sequences:
- the rbm12bb gene encoding RNA binding motif protein 12Bb, with the translated sequence MAVVIRLQGLRITAGSEDIRRFFTGLRIPDGGVHIIGGELEEAFIIFASDEDARRAITRSGGCIKGAPVNLLLSSKSEMQKVLEESTRKPEAVNRRHYKEVVKKTVVEGRPTSLLEGMKVDIRRGDNQNMGNRPPVASSNDSRAQNKSGVNDCLYVYLSGMPFSATKEDVRVFFEGIQIDDLIFMRNKFGMFSGCGLVKFRTREDATQGLRRDRKYIGPRYIRVMPASEHQWSKSGGLVQPEGASQRRSRSPIRQRSRSPSNEEFGVLYENLPYSVEKRDIKALLYPVSVTDDQISIFLDDNSGRSKSAIVVFRNLKDYCSGLAHHKETFLHSIVYVSPVSKEKIATILESACNLREDHGRSSRSSERSQKSALDSEKQCIYVRNLPFDVRKVEIMDFFHGFQLSEDRIILLHDDRGAGLGEALVVFQTEKEAMMAQSLNGQRFLGSEVMLKCITWAQMQEFGIDRSSMPERNLQRNSPNFLNDRMYQEKFDSIPDASRYGSGNSGPLDQFENPDGYGQGPSGPQSRQCGPSDQHFNRPTCVRLLNLPSKIMVDEIYDFCYGYRVIPGSVSLQYSRSGAPTGTATVVFESHSEAFTAVQELNGRPIGTRKINVVFV